A part of Dasypus novemcinctus isolate mDasNov1 chromosome 5, mDasNov1.1.hap2, whole genome shotgun sequence genomic DNA contains:
- the OR2A42 gene encoding LOW QUALITY PROTEIN: olfactory receptor 2A1/2A42 (The sequence of the model RefSeq protein was modified relative to this genomic sequence to represent the inferred CDS: inserted 2 bases in 1 codon), with the protein MEENQTSISEFILLGFCLGPRIHMFLFGLFSLFYTLILLENGIILGIISLDSRLHTPMYFFLAHLAFVAIAHACNTVPQMLINLLNXQTISFAGCIAQTFLFLSFALTECLLLVVMSYDRYVAICHPLKYSAIMSWRVCSTLTVTSWACGSLLALVHVSLILRLPFCGPHEIKHFFCEILSLLKLACADTRLNRLVIFVACVFILVGPLCLVLASYTHILATILRIESGEGRRKAFSTCSSHLCVVGLFFGSAIIMYMAPKSRHPEEQQKILSLFHSLFNPMLNPLIYSLRNTEVKGAARRALCKESHSQLVAHFNHPGALKLNTA; encoded by the exons ATGGAGGAAAATCAGACCTCCATCTCAGAATTCATCCTACTGGGGTTTTGTCTTGGTCCAAGGATTCATATGTTCCTTTTTGGGCTTTTCTCTCTATTCTATACCTTAATACTGCTGGAAAATGGGATCATCTTGGGGATCATCTCACTGGACTCCAGActgcacacccccatgtacttcttcctcgcACACCTGGCCTTTGTTGCCATAGCCCATGCCTGCAACACAGTGCCCCAGATGCTGATAAACCTCCTAAA CCAGACCATCTCCTTTGCTGGCTGCATTGCACAGACCTTTCTCTTCCTGAGTTTTGCTCTAACAGAATGCCTTCTCCTGGTGGTGATGTCCTACGATCggtatgtggccatctgccacccaCTCAAATATTCTGCCATCATGAGCTGGAGAGTCTGCAGCACTCTGACAGTAACTTCCTGGGCATGTGGCTCCCTCCTGGCCCTGGTCCATGTGAGCCTCATCCTGAGGCTGCCCTTCTGTGGGCCTCATGAAATCAAGCACTTCTTCTGTGAAATCCTGTCTCTTCTCAAGCTGGCCTGTGCTGACACAAGGCTCAACAGACTCGTCATCTTTGTTGCCTGTGTATTTATCCTAGTGGGGCCTCTCTGCTTGGTGCTGGCCTCCTACACCCACATCCTGGCCACCATCCTGAGGATCGAGTCTGGGGAAGGGCGCAGAAAggccttctccacctgctcctcccacctctGCGTGGTCGGGCTCTTCTTCGGCAGCGCCATCATCATGTACATGGCCCCCAAATCCCGCCATCCTGAGGAGCAGCAGAAGATCCTTTCCTTATTTCACAGTCTTTTCAACCCTATGCTGAACCCTCTGATCTATAGCTTGAGGAACACAGAGGTGAAGGGTGCAGCGAGGAGAGCATTGTGCAAGGAGAGTCATTCGCAGTTGGTGGCACATTTTAATCACCCTGGAGCCTTGAAGCTGAATACTGCCTAA